The following coding sequences lie in one Eremothecium sinecaudum strain ATCC 58844 chromosome IV, complete sequence genomic window:
- the TPO5 gene encoding Tpo5p (Syntenic homolog of Ashbya gossypii AEL125C; Syntenic homolog of Saccharomyces cerevisiae YKL174C (TPO5)) translates to MPEYLRLPQSIKDRVHDFPDAVITNLQTILREDEEETVVEHFQYEEKLDKSLLSQYSVIGLGFGLMSPVLGMSTTLSLGLINGGAITILGAFIISGFMNWLTALALGEIVSKYPIELHGSVAMLAPERYRLVMAYFTGWLMLLGSWIMNASIQYAGARLIISLITISDDDLITEEHLNVWTSVIYMLCITFTGVINVMFARFLEMINTVCIYWILYAVIFIDILLILFHHGSYRTFVYTISHFDNKLSGYSSFLLSFMIGGFQQSNFTLQGFSMLPALSDETMEPEKHIPNGISQSVLISTFCGIVYLVPILLGMPEPEEVMTDSRVMEIVQIFTKSTRSNVVAYFLVMLILGNMLFSGIGSITTSSRAVFSMSRDHAVPYYELWSHLSPDGRQTQIPKYSVYLSMGFSYVFGLLTLVSGTAYNAFIGASVVCLCSGTGLAIFCVMLGGRRGIKGAAVKIRHRLGWPISVVVLIWLCTVIFCMCMPVSVPVTIYDMNYTSVIFVMFLITIGVMYNSWGKYHFKIPEVSQNFRMETNSETGNSSNFKNEIYGESVFPSMRSHRSCIQSLGSSTDAKSEKKSIP, encoded by the coding sequence ATGCCAGAATATTTAAGGCTTCCACAGTCAATAAAGGACAGGGTTCATGATTTTCCAGATGCTGTAATAACGAATTTACAAACAATACTGCGtgaagatgaggaagagACAGTGGTTGAACACTTTCAATACGAAGAAAAGTTAGATAAATCACTGTTAAGTCAGTATTCCGTAATTGGATTGGGGTTTGGGTTAATGAGCCCTGTATTGGGTATGAGTACCACATTATCTTTAGGATTAATTAATGGTGGGGCGATAACGATTCTTGGTGCATTTATTATAAGTGGATTTATGAACTGGCTGACAGCATTGGCGCTGGGTGAAATTGTCTCCAAGTACCCAATTGAACTACACGGTAGTGTTGCAATGCTAGCTCCAGAACGCTATAGACTTGTAATGGCGTATTTTACAGGGTGGTTGATGTTGCTCGGAAGTTGGATAATGAATGCCAGTATTCAGTATGCAGGCGCAAGGCTTATTATTTCCCTAATAACTATATCAGATGATGACCTGATCACCGAGGAGCATCTAAATGTTTGGACTTCTGTTATTTATATGCTCTGCATTACATTCACTGGTGTTATTAATGTGATGTTTGCGAGGTTCCTAGAGATGATCAACACTGTATGCATCTATTGGATCCTATATGCTGTGATTTTTATTGATATACTACTAATTTTGTTTCACCATGGATCGTATAGGACCTTCGTCTATACAATATCTCACTTCGACAACAAGTTATCAGGGTATTCAAGTTTTCTTTTGTCGTTTATGATTGGAGGTTTTCAACAGTCTAATTTTACACTACAAGGTTTCAGTATGCTTCCAGCGCTATCAGATGAAACAATGGAACCTGAAAAACACATTCCTAACGGCATTTCTCAATCCGTATTGATCTCTACTTTCTGCGGCATTGTATATCTCGTTCCAATACTGTTAGGGATGCCCGAACCTGAGGAGGTTATGACCGACAGCAGGGTTATGGAAATCGTTCAAATCTTCACAAAGTCGACAAGATCAAACGTGGTTGCTTACTTTTTAGTTATGCTTATTCTTGGAAATATGCTTTTTTCAGGTATCGGGTCAATTACCACGTCTTCTCGTGCAGTCTTCAGTATGAGTCGTGACCATGCTGTGCCTTACTATGAGTTATGGTCCCATTTATCTCCAGATGGTCGCCAGACACAAATACCCAAGTATTCGGTATACCTAAGTATGGGATTTTCCTATGTTTTTGGGTTATTAACATTGGTTTCTGGCACAGCATATAATGCATTTATTGGTGCTTCGGTTGTATGCTTGTGCAGTGGTACTGGATTGGCGATATTCTGTGTTATGTTAGGCGGAAGACGAGGAATCAAGGGTGCTGCAGTCAAGATTAGGCATAGGCTTGGCTGGCCAATTAGCGTTGTGGTCTTAATTTGGTTGTGTACTGTCATCTTTTGTATGTGCATGCCTGTATCTGTTCCAGTTACGATTTACGATATGAATTACACAAGCGTCATCTTTGTTATGTTCCTAATTACTATTGGCGTCATGTACAACTCATGGGGTAAGTATCACTTCAAGATTCCTGAGGTTTCGCAGAACTTTAGGATGGAGACAAATTCAGAGACTGGTAACTCTTctaattttaaaaatgaAATATACGGAGAAAGCGTATTCCCTTCCATGAGATCACATCGGTCTTGCATACAAAGTTTGGGTTCCTCTACCGATGCCAAATCGGAAAAGAAAAGCATCCCTTGA
- the ZRT3 gene encoding Zn(2+) transporter ZRT3 (Syntenic homolog of Ashbya gossypii AEL126W; Syntenic homolog of Saccharomyces cerevisiae YKL175W (ZRT3)) — MYAIWYKISDLQVTRWVVYTGISSILCIMGGFMVPIVSHFVPSSLDINTKLLNYGLSTSAGAMLCSSIYIMLPRNEENQIVVFVAFSTGVVMSFVVNYIVHRYTSESVIHCGHEGKVTMRRERYGSGSTVGLVSMAEAETVDDEGERQRLLPYVSRDKLCTSVACIPLVKSASMGSLPSGTGCNGSKRVPVVCLENNIGYDLENLATYRGHFMSGTLPFQNSSMDESFSQASNEIAITQSRDGSEHKHVIATPFSKLLSIGIQTCVVLMLHKFPEGLIIFLTSRNENDNRQMGFSVFLSLAIHNFIEGFTMTLPLYSVFSTKWLSLAVTAVIAAGSQPAGAVVGYFLFHNREAVDGKHAMTVLLSVTSGFLFIVALQMFQTAVAFSDTHHHHEYEDNQKIHSDHSSGTECLKWCCFGVLVVLASSML; from the coding sequence ATGTATGCTATTTGGTACAAAATTTCCGACCTCCAGGTCACAAGGTGGGTTGTTTATACAGgtatttcatcaattttATGTATTATGGGTGGGTTTATGGTGCCAATAGTATCTCATTTCGTGCCTAGTTCGCTGGATATTAACACAAAATTACTTAACTACGGTTTATCAACTAGTGCAGGGGCAATGCTGTGTAGCAGCATATATATTATGTTACCTAGAAATGAAGAAAACCAGATTGTAGTTTTTGTTGCGTTTTCTACGGGTGTTGTGATGAGCTTTGTCGTTAATTATATAGTACATCGATATACGAGTGAAAGTGTAATTCATTGCGGCCACGAGGGGAAGGTGACTATGAGACGGGAGAGGTACGGCAGTGGTAGTACGGTGGGGCTGGTAAGTATGGCAGAGGCGGAGACAGTGGACGATGAGGGAGAGAGGCAGCGGTTGTTGCCGTATGTTTCGCGTGATAAGCTCTGTACGAGTGTAGCGTGCATACCTTTGGTAAAGTCAGCTTCTATGGGGTCGCTACCGTCGGGCACTGGATGTAATGGGAGCAAGCGGGTGCCAGTGGTGTGCCTTGAAAACAACATTGGATACGATCTCGAGAATCTCGCGACTTACAGGGGACATTTTATGTCAGGGACATTACCATTTCAGAACTCCAGCATGGATGAGAGTTTTAGCCAGGCAAGTAACGAAATTGCGATCACGCAATCTCGTGACGGTAGCGAGCATAAGCATGTCATAGCGACGCCGTTTTCGAAGCTATTGTCGATAGGTATACAAACGTGCGTGGTGCTCATGCTTCACAAGTTTCCTGAGGGATTGATTATATTTCTAACAAGCCGAAACGAAAATGACAATCGTCAAATGGGATTTTCTGTATTTTTAAGTTTAGCAATCCACAATTTCATCGAGGGATTCACCATGACTCTTCCCTTGTATTCCGTATTTTCGACCAAGTGGCTCTCGTTGGCAGTTACGGCCGTTATAGCCGCTGGGTCGCAGCCAGCAGGGGCCGTAGTTGGTTACTTTTTGTTCCACAACCGAGAGGCTGTTGATGGGAAACATGCGATGACAGTTCTATTAAGTGTAACATCTGGATTTCTTTTCATCGTTGCATTACAGATGTTTCAAACTGCAGTCGCATTTAGCGACACGCACCATCACCATGAATACGAGGATAACCAAAAAATTCACAGCGATCACAGTTCGGGCACCGAGTGCCTTAAATGGTGCTGTTTTGGAGTTTTAGTTGTGTTGGCCAGCAGTATGCTTTAG
- the LST4 gene encoding Lst4p (Syntenic homolog of Ashbya gossypii AEL127C; Syntenic homolog of Saccharomyces cerevisiae YKL176C (LST4)) — MLGRLLRTGSFMDLLGPVQNGKEDEKWVVHQAELSPPPAVHMPDELKSLLLGCKKIDDGKKAGENSCFRLVIAQELGRMLSRDNYQVILDYVCTRNAATGQPCSNGGNMENIPLSELKEYIFGSPVRVSDRCQSDKLKLIQSARLIVVTRIFYNKYSSVACNSNQRIAICCCMPESFLTVLTECWSQVTRWFDDCQGVLAPLLEADPLLPKELNAKSHSQVEAILNKFYCNLISPLQSLLEVQRLMLYPHNFMDFTTSWYREVFNWLEVKDGHRLKFLPVLLAKLKYDSGEDLLKSKSSRIIITSGNVTVANKLIFVISAFLKPRYEGEIHIIPNGTVTPSAETTPTPTGAKYDSTITSKGWEIPRKQSTSSVLSKSSDEASFAHVFLPSSLRSTSSLQYISSSLNSQYGSYGSWFKKAMPLGQSPRTGESPDQAFMNNRNNSTPSLHQQLLTTSSSTTSYLTAASTTPNTNRWSQGSPSINEYEEYPWPGCATAPSVMNAKSRIQKVHMQRSNNRVHDEKLLRKKFDSISGSQSTIDFHVSAASEHHDPVLEVPITEDLSFPSQELLPPYTSYMHNFEPMFQVQACPISSITERRLMECMKNDLQHFDYSRILIVSLRSREIKEITLTKDPNTRSMIKRTSKIFQNGKQGNISQKFTETVQFIDQHLSSVLSKWEDPAHTDDKIKMLHESFQVLMK; from the coding sequence ATGTTGGGCAGGTTGTTGAGAACAGGTTCTTTTATGGATTTATTAGGACCTGTCCAAAATGGTAAAGAGGATGAGAAATGGGTTGTGCATCAGGCTGAGTTATCTCCGCCACCAGCTGTACACATGCCAGATGAGTTAAAGTCGTTGTTATTAGGATGCAAGAAGATAGATGATGGTAAAAAGGCAGGCGAAAACTCATGTTTTAGGTTGGTAATTGCTCAGGAGCTGGGTCGCATGCTAAGCCGAGATAACTACCAGGTAATTTTGGACTATGTTTGTACTCGGAATGCGGCGACGGGCCAGCCATGTAGCAATGGCGGTAATATGGAGAATATTCCTCTTTCAGAGCTTAAGGAGTACATTTTTGGGTCCCCGGTGCGGGTTAGTGACCGCTGCCAGAGTGATAAGTTGAAACTAATACAGAGTGCGCGGTTAATTGTGGTGACTCGGATATTTTACAACAAGTATTCATCGGTCGCATGTAATTCTAATCAGAGGATAGCGATATGTTGCTGTATGCCGGAGTCGTTTCTGACGGTTCTAACTGAGTGCTGGTCACAAGTTACGCGGTGGTTTGATGATTGCCAGGGAGTGTTGGCGCCTTTGTTGGAGGCAGATCCCTTGCTTCCAAAGGAGTTGAATGCTAAATCGCATAGCCAGGTGGAGGCTATACTCAATAAATTCTACTGTAATTTGATATCGCCACTGCAGAGCCTATTGGAGGTGCAGCGGCTTATGCTCTACCCACATAATTTCATGGATTTTACTACTTCTTGGTATCGGGAAGTTTTCAACTGGTTGGAGGTCAAGGATGGGCACCGCCTCAAATTTCTTCCCGTTTTGCTCGCGAAGCTAAAGTATGACTCGGGTGAAGATTTGCTGAAGAGTAAATCCTCCCGGATTATAATTACATCTGGGAATGTTACTGTGGCGAACAAGTTGATTTTTGTTATATCTGCGTTCCTAAAACCGCGGTATGAGGGCGAGATACATATCATCCCGAATGGGACTGTGACGCCTAGTGCGGAAACAACGCCTACTCCTACAGGTGCAAAGTACGACAGTACTATTACAAGCAAGGGTTGGGAGATACCAAGAAAGCAGTCGACCTCCAGTGTCCTGAGTAAATCTTCAGACGAGGCGTCTTTTGCGCATGTCTTTCTCCCTTCTTCATTGCGGAGCACTAGTTCTTTACAGTACATCTCCTCGTCGCTTAACAGCCAGTATGGGAGCTATGGCTCATGGTTTAAAAAAGCTATGCCACTAGGCCAATCGCCTAGGACTGGGGAATCACCTGATCAGGCATTCATGAATAACCGCAACAACAGTACGCCCTCTTTACATCAGCAACTGTTAACTACGAGCTCCTCCACCACGAGCTATCTAACAGCGGCATCTACGACACCTAACACAAATAGGTGGTCACAAGGTTCTCCATCTATAAATGAATACGAGGAGTACCCATGGCCGGGCTGTGCAACTGCTCCTTCGGTAATGAATGCAAAATCTAGAATACAAAAGGTCCACATGCAGAGAAGCAATAACCGAGTGCATGACGAGAAATTGTTGCGTAAAAAATTTGATAGCATATCGGGCAGCCAGAGCACCATCGATTTTCATGTGTCCGCCGCCTCTGAACATCACGATCCAGTCTTGGAAGTCCCGATAACCGAGGACTTAAGCTTCCCTTCCCAAGAATTACTCCCACCATACACTTCATATATGCATAATTTTGAGCCCATGTTCCAGGTTCAAGCCTGTCCGATCTCCTCCATTACAGAACGTCGTTTGATGGAGTGCATGAAGAACGATTTACAGCACTTTGACTATTCAAGAATACTTATTGTGTCGCTTCGTTCAAGAGAAATTAAAGAAATTACTTTAACAAAGGACCCCAACACCAGGAGCATGATAAAAAGGACTTCCAAGATATTTCAAAATGGTAAACAGGGCAACATTTCTCAAAAATTCACTGAGACTGTCCAATTCATAGACCAGCATTTAAGTTCTGTCCTGAGCAAATGGGAGGATCCAGCCCATACGGATGACAAAATCAAAATGCTTCATGAATCCTTTCAAGTGCTTATGAAGTGA